DNA from Nitrospirota bacterium:
AGAATCCTGCATACAATGAGATTCTTGAATTCTACGAAAAAGTGCTAACCGAACAGGAACTCATCAAGACAATGCTCAATATTGCACCACCAGAGCTTAAGAAAGAGTTGAAAAACTTTCATGAAAAAGAAGGGTTTTCTTTACTCAACAAAGAAGATTTTTATATCGATTTAATTTCGTCCGCCAGTTTATTTGAATCTCTTTGCCGTATCGGAAAAATTACAAATGAAAAGATGAACAATAGTATTCAGGTTATAGAAAATGCAATCAGCAATAAAAATTTAGTCATAGAAGAATTGTTAAAAAGACATTTCGATGAATCGTATATGGAAAGAATTTCATTGGATAATGATATTGATAAAACAATTTTGAAATTTTTGATTTATATGAGCATATTGCCATCAATTAATACACAGGTTGAAATGCTCGAAAAAAATCTTAATACAAAAAACTGGCTTAAAGGATATTGTCCCATCTGTGGTGAATTACCCTTCATTTCCGAACTAAAAGGGGAAGGACAGAGATATCTTTTGTGTTCTTTTTGTAACTTAGAATGGCAAAGTGAACGATTGAAATGTCCTTTCTGTGGAAACAATGATCATAACAAACTGCACTTTTTTTATGTCGAGGGGATTGAAACGCACCGTGTAGATTTATGTGATAATTGTCAACAGTATATAAAGACGGTTGATTCAAGGAAACTAAATTATGAGCCTGATTTAAATCTGGAAGATATTACAACAATGCATTTCGATATCCTGGCTTCTGAAAAAGGGTTCAAAAGACCAGTAACCTCCCCCTTCGGACTCTGAGTATTATCAAGAATCAAGTATTGGTCATGAACGACAAACACAAGTAACGTTATATCGATCACTGTCTGTATTATTCGGGTTAAATAGAATTTTTAGCCTGAAACTCTACAATCTTTGAATCTTCTTTTGACATTATTGACATGCCTTCAAAAATACCACCTTCGGCAATAGTAAGTTTAATTGTTGATATATCTCCAATAATATGACCTTTTGATTTTAATTCAACTATTTCTTTTGCTTTCAGATTACCTTCAACTTTACCACCTATAATAATACCCCTTGCTGTAATATTGCCTTTCAATAGAGCTTTTTCACCAAGTATTACCCAATCAGCATTAATATTTCCTGTCATTGTGCCATCAATTCTGAGAGTACCTTTCGTATCAATATCACCTTTAAAATTTGAATTTGTTCCAACAAACGATTCGAGCTTCTCAGTATTTTTCGAAAACATTATGAACCCTCCTTTTTTAAATATTCAGATGGGTTTACATGCACGCCATCCTTCCATATTTCATAATGGACATGAGGCCCGGTTGAATTGCCTGTTGAACCTACATAGGCAATTATTTCCCCTCTTTTAACTTTTTGCCCTATCTTCACAGTATTCATACTATTATGAGCATAAAATGTAGAAAATCCATGACCATGCTCAATCACAACGAGATTTCCATTACTACCACTCCAACCAGAATAACTCACTATTCCGTCAGCCGTAGCCTTTATCGGAACTCCAGCATCAGATGAGATATCTATTCCAGAATGGAAATCTGTCTGCCCACTCATAGGATGTTTCCTTATCCCATACGGAGAAGATATATTCACAACAGCTGGAAGTCCCTTCGGTGTTGCAATATAAATATCTCTTTGAATATGCAAATAATCTTTTATTTCCCCTACTGTTTCAATTGTTTTTCTAATCTGTTGCTTTAAGTTTTCCATATCAATAGAGCCACTATCTAAAGTATTAATATTCTCGAGAACTTTTTCCTTTGAATTTAGTGAAAATAATCTTCTGAACTCATCTTCAACTTTTTTTAATGTTGATATAGTTGTATTAAGTTCAGCAAATTGCTGAGAATAGTAATTTAATGTGTCTTTCATCTTATAGTACTCGAATGTATTAACTGCAATTGAAAATACATAAATGACTCCTAAAAAAGTAAATAAAAATGAAGAAAGGAGTATTATAAGAGGAACCTTTAAATTTAAAGGTTTATTTTTTGCATGAGGGATAAGCATAATCGTTATTGGCGTAAATGCCTTTTTGAGCAAAATTTTTATACTATGAATACCTAACACCCTTACCTCCTTTCTCAATTGCTCCAATAACAAAAGCTGGGTATCCTGAATTATTCAAGATACTTAATGTTTCTTCTATAGAACTTTTTGAAACTATAATTGTAAAACCTATGCCCATATTAAATGTTCTGTTCATTTCAACTTTTGATATTTTTCCAGAGCTTTCTATTATTTGAAAAATTTCAGGAACAGGCCATGAATCCCTTCTAATATTTGCCTGAAGACCATGTGGAAATACCCTTGGAAGGTTTCCAGGTATCCCACCTCCTGTAATATGAGCCATACCTTTAATTTTTATCTTATCTTTTAATCTCAATATTGCATCTACATAAATTCTTGTTGGTTTAAGAAGCTCTTCTCCAAGCGTACAGTTGATTTGATTTATATACTTTTTAACTGATATCTTTTTAATATCAAAAAAAAGTCTCCTGACGAGTGAAAACCCATTGCTATGCAATCCACTTGAAGCAATACCTATAATTACATCTCCGGCTTTAATTCGTGAACCATCTACTATCTTTCCTTTTTCTACAACACCAACAGCAAAACCGGAAAGATCATATTCTCCATTTTTATAGAAGCCGGGCATTTCTGCTGTTTCACCACCAATAAGTGAACAACGAGCTTCAATACATCCTTTAATGATTCCTCTAATAATATCTGAAGCTTTGTCTGAATTGAGTCTTCCTGTTGCTAAATAATCAAGGAAGAATAAAGGCTCAGCCCCACTGGTAATAATATCATTCACACACATTGCAACAAGATCTATTCCGACTGTATCATGCTTGTCCATCAAAAAAGCTATCTTTAGTTTTGTTCCAACCCCATCTGTCCCACTTACGAGCACAGGGTTTTTATATTTTTTAAGATTAAGCTTAAAAAGTGCACTGAACGAACCAATTTCTGTTAAAACTTCAGGTCTGAATGTTTTTCTGACAAGTGGAGAGATACTCTTTATGAATCTCTCTCCCTCATCAATATCAACTCCGGCTTTCCTATAAGTAAGACGAGTCCCCATTTTCATAATTTGGTAGGTTTTAAAATCATATATTTTTAGCATAAAGACTCATAAAAGAGCAAGTTTTTAATCTTATAATTTGATAAAATATTTTTAATGCCTATTATTCTTGTTACAAATGATGATGGAGTAAATTCCTCTGGGATTATTGCTTTGTTTCATGCAATGAAGGAACTCGGAGATACATATATCGTTGCGCCTGACAGAGAGAGAAGTGCTGTAAGTCACTCCCTAACAATGCATAGACCTCTAAAAGTAGAAAATTTGAAGGAACGTGTTTATTGTGTAAATGGCACACCCACTGACTGTGTGGCTATAGCACTCAACAAGATTTTACCTGAACGGCCTGTCTTCGTTGTCTCAGGAATTAATAAAGGTGCTAATCTTGGAGATGACATAACATACTCTGGGACAGTATCAGCTGCAATAGAGAGTACAATTATGGGAATTCCAGCATTTGCTATCTCTTTAGTCATAAAAAATAATCCACCTCAACATTTTCATTTTGATACAGCATCAAAGGTTGCTATTGAAATAGGTAAATATATTCTCAATCATTCTTTGCCTTACGACACTTTGCTAAATGTGAATGTGCCAAATGATGATATTAAAAAGATTAGAGGTATAAAATTCACCAGACAGGGAAAAAGGATTTATGATGGTGCAATTCATGAAACACTTTCACCTAACGGAGAAAAATATTACTGGATAGGTGGAGGAAGACCTTTTTGGGAACATGGTGAAGATACTGATATTCAAGCTATTGAAGACAATTACATCTCTGTCACCCCATTACATCTTGATCTCACAAATTATGAAGCTCTGAATTTTTTTAAAAAACTACCTTTCGATATAATTTTTTAGTCATGAAAACTTATGATGTAATAATTATTGGAGCAGGACCAGCAGGAATATTCAGTGCACTTGAATTGCTAACGGTAAATAAGAACATAAGGATACTTATGATCGAAAAAGGAAAGGATATAGACCAGAGGATTTGTCCGATGAAAATACATGAGATTTCATGCAGGGAATGTCCTGAATGTGCTCTTCTAAGTGGCTGGGGAGGAGCAGGTGCATACAGTGACGGGAAATTGAATCTTTCACCGGATATAGGGGGATCACTCTTGCGGTATATTCATATAGACGATTTAAAAGCTTTAATTTCTTATGTTGATGATACTTATATTAAGTTCGGAGCACCAAAGATCGCCTATGGAGAAGACACTGACGAGATTATAAAACTGAAGAGACTTGCATCAGAACATAATCTTTCACTCATACCTTCAAAGATCAGACATATAGGCACTGACAGATGCAAAACAGTGCTAAAAAAAATTAAGGAATTTCTCCAGCACGATATTGACATTATTTTCGGTTCAGAGACTGAAAATATCATTGTAAGAAAGGGAAATGTACAGGGAATAAAACTTAAGGACAAAACAAAACTCTTTGCTGATTTCGTTGTTCTTGCACCAGGTCGGGAGGGATCAAGATGGCTCGAAAAAGAATCCAAGAGATTAGGTCTGACATTGTTACAAAATCCTGTCGATATAGGTGTCAGGGTAGAAATACCCGCATCAGTTTTTGAACCCATCACAAAAATAACTTATGAGCCGAAACTTATATTCAATTCCAAGAAATTCAAAGACAGGGTCAGAACCTTCTGTGTTAATCCATATGGAGAAGTAGTAAAAGAATATCTAAAAGGTATCTGGACAGTTAATGGACATAGTTACTCTCATTCCAGGTCAAATAATACAAATTTTGCACTTCTTGTTGATACAATTTTTACAGAACCTTTTGATGAACCAATACGATATGGTCGATATATTGCCGAACTTGCAAATATTTTAGGCAAAGGTGTTTTAATTCAACGACTTGGCGATTTGCATAATGGCAGGCGTTCAACATATAAACGTATTCAAGAAGGTAAAGTTGAGCCAACTCTTAAAGATGCCACGCCCGGAGATTTAAGCTTTGCAATACCTTACCGCTATCTATCTGATATACTTGAAATGATCGAAGCTCTCGATAAGATTGCCCCTGGTGTCAATTCAGAGCATACTTTGCTCTATGGTGTTGAGGTTAAATTTTATTCTGTATTACTTAAATTGAATGAAAATCTTGAAACCGAAATAAAAAATCTTTTTGCAATAGGGGATGGTGCAGGTGTAAGTAGAGGGCTGATACAGGCATCTGTTTCGGGAATAATAGCTGCACGAGAAATCAGCAGGAGGCTTTAGCAATGGACTTTAAAGAATTAAGAGAATTAATGGTAAAAACACAACTCATCCCGAGGGGTATTAGAGACGAGCGCGTCCTGAGAGCAATGAAAAAAGTCCCGAGACATCTCTTTGTTGATGAACATATTCAACATAAAGCCTATGATGATATGGCACTTTCAATTGGAGAAGGTCAGACAATCTCTCAACCATACATGGTAGCAGTAATGACTGAACTACTTGAGTTAAAAGGTAATGAAAAAGTTCTGGAGATAGGTTCAGGTTCAGGTTATCAAGCAGCTATCCTTGCTGAATTGTCTAAAGAAGTATACACTGTTGAACGCATTGCTGTGCTTGCAGAAAAAGCAAAAAACAAACTTAATTCAATGGGATATACAAACATTCATATTAAAGTTAGCAATGGGACATTAGGATGGCCTGAACAGGCACCTTTTGATAGGATTATACTAACTGCAGGAACCCCTAAAGTTCCTGAACCCTTAATCAACCAGTTATCAGATGAAGGAATTCTAATAGGTCCAGTTGGGGATAGATTTTCTCAGCAACTGTTGAAGATTAAAAAATCAAAAGGTAAACTTTCAGAACAGTATCATACCCCATGTGTCTTTGTCCCGCTTATCGGCAAGTATGGGTGGCAGGAAGATAAAGATAACCCACAGTATATTTTTTAACTCAAGGCTTAACCCGCAATTCTCTTGACAGGCATTATTCTGATTTTTATGATAGAATTCATCTTTAATGTAATGAGAATAAATTTGGAAAAAGATAATTAGGATTAAGGAAACAGTTATGAAAAAACTATGGGGAGGAAGATTCAAAGTCAGAACATCTAATATTGTAGAATCCTTTACAGAATCCATATCATTTGATCACCGTCTCTGGAAATATGATATTCAGGGAAGTATTGCACATGCTAAAATGCTCGCAAAACAGGGTATTATCTCAAAAGAAGATAGTATAAAAATCATAGAAGGACTTCAGGAAATAGAAAAAGATATAGAAATGGGAGTTTTCAAGTTCAGAGAAGATCTTGAAGATATACATATGAACATTGAATATGCCCTTATTGATAAAATAGGCGATACAGGTAAAAAATTACATACAGCTCGTTCAAGAAATGATCAAATTTCTCTTGACCTTAGATTATATTTAAGAAAAGAAACAGAGGAGATCATTTCACTCATCCAACAATTACAAAAGACTTTTATTAAAATTGCAGAAAAAAATATCAATTCATTAATGCCAGGTTATACACATCTTCAAAGGGCTCAGCCCGTACTTCTCTCTCATCACCTGATTGCTTATGTTGAGATGCTACAGAGGGATAAAGAACGATTCAAAGATTCACTGAAGAGAATAAACATTCTACCCTTAGGTGCTTGCGCACTTGCAGGGACTTCTCTGCCA
Protein-coding regions in this window:
- a CDS encoding NAD(P)/FAD-dependent oxidoreductase, yielding MKTYDVIIIGAGPAGIFSALELLTVNKNIRILMIEKGKDIDQRICPMKIHEISCRECPECALLSGWGGAGAYSDGKLNLSPDIGGSLLRYIHIDDLKALISYVDDTYIKFGAPKIAYGEDTDEIIKLKRLASEHNLSLIPSKIRHIGTDRCKTVLKKIKEFLQHDIDIIFGSETENIIVRKGNVQGIKLKDKTKLFADFVVLAPGREGSRWLEKESKRLGLTLLQNPVDIGVRVEIPASVFEPITKITYEPKLIFNSKKFKDRVRTFCVNPYGEVVKEYLKGIWTVNGHSYSHSRSNNTNFALLVDTIFTEPFDEPIRYGRYIAELANILGKGVLIQRLGDLHNGRRSTYKRIQEGKVEPTLKDATPGDLSFAIPYRYLSDILEMIEALDKIAPGVNSEHTLLYGVEVKFYSVLLKLNENLETEIKNLFAIGDGAGVSRGLIQASVSGIIAAREISRRL
- a CDS encoding M23 family metallopeptidase; the protein is MLIPHAKNKPLNLKVPLIILLSSFLFTFLGVIYVFSIAVNTFEYYKMKDTLNYYSQQFAELNTTISTLKKVEDEFRRLFSLNSKEKVLENINTLDSGSIDMENLKQQIRKTIETVGEIKDYLHIQRDIYIATPKGLPAVVNISSPYGIRKHPMSGQTDFHSGIDISSDAGVPIKATADGIVSYSGWSGSNGNLVVIEHGHGFSTFYAHNSMNTVKIGQKVKRGEIIAYVGSTGNSTGPHVHYEIWKDGVHVNPSEYLKKEGS
- the surE gene encoding 5'/3'-nucleotidase SurE; the encoded protein is MPIILVTNDDGVNSSGIIALFHAMKELGDTYIVAPDRERSAVSHSLTMHRPLKVENLKERVYCVNGTPTDCVAIALNKILPERPVFVVSGINKGANLGDDITYSGTVSAAIESTIMGIPAFAISLVIKNNPPQHFHFDTASKVAIEIGKYILNHSLPYDTLLNVNVPNDDIKKIRGIKFTRQGKRIYDGAIHETLSPNGEKYYWIGGGRPFWEHGEDTDIQAIEDNYISVTPLHLDLTNYEALNFFKKLPFDIIF
- a CDS encoding phosphoribosylformylglycinamidine cyclo-ligase; its protein translation is MGTRLTYRKAGVDIDEGERFIKSISPLVRKTFRPEVLTEIGSFSALFKLNLKKYKNPVLVSGTDGVGTKLKIAFLMDKHDTVGIDLVAMCVNDIITSGAEPLFFLDYLATGRLNSDKASDIIRGIIKGCIEARCSLIGGETAEMPGFYKNGEYDLSGFAVGVVEKGKIVDGSRIKAGDVIIGIASSGLHSNGFSLVRRLFFDIKKISVKKYINQINCTLGEELLKPTRIYVDAILRLKDKIKIKGMAHITGGGIPGNLPRVFPHGLQANIRRDSWPVPEIFQIIESSGKISKVEMNRTFNMGIGFTIIVSKSSIEETLSILNNSGYPAFVIGAIEKGGKGVRYS
- a CDS encoding polymer-forming cytoskeletal protein, with protein sequence MFSKNTEKLESFVGTNSNFKGDIDTKGTLRIDGTMTGNINADWVILGEKALLKGNITARGIIIGGKVEGNLKAKEIVELKSKGHIIGDISTIKLTIAEGGIFEGMSIMSKEDSKIVEFQAKNSI
- a CDS encoding formate dehydrogenase accessory protein FdhE, with the translated sequence MKKSLEQKKEQIAFYREKNPAYNEILEFYEKVLTEQELIKTMLNIAPPELKKELKNFHEKEGFSLLNKEDFYIDLISSASLFESLCRIGKITNEKMNNSIQVIENAISNKNLVIEELLKRHFDESYMERISLDNDIDKTILKFLIYMSILPSINTQVEMLEKNLNTKNWLKGYCPICGELPFISELKGEGQRYLLCSFCNLEWQSERLKCPFCGNNDHNKLHFFYVEGIETHRVDLCDNCQQYIKTVDSRKLNYEPDLNLEDITTMHFDILASEKGFKRPVTSPFGL
- a CDS encoding protein-L-isoaspartate(D-aspartate) O-methyltransferase, with protein sequence MDFKELRELMVKTQLIPRGIRDERVLRAMKKVPRHLFVDEHIQHKAYDDMALSIGEGQTISQPYMVAVMTELLELKGNEKVLEIGSGSGYQAAILAELSKEVYTVERIAVLAEKAKNKLNSMGYTNIHIKVSNGTLGWPEQAPFDRIILTAGTPKVPEPLINQLSDEGILIGPVGDRFSQQLLKIKKSKGKLSEQYHTPCVFVPLIGKYGWQEDKDNPQYIF